In a genomic window of Gigantopelta aegis isolate Gae_Host chromosome 9, Gae_host_genome, whole genome shotgun sequence:
- the LOC121381033 gene encoding glutathione S-transferase U20-like, with the protein MTTEVVKLYGAWFCPFVQRAWIALLEKGVTFEYIEIDLYDKTEEFLSMNPRGLVPAITHKGKSVYESTVCIEYVDEAWPNDPALLPADPFERAQTRIWSDFVNKKIVPVFYSVLQNQDIGKQEEGKVSLMRHLETITKAMSTEGPYFCGNHFGMVDIMLFPFALRLLWILGHFREFVIPAEGVFERFHKWKEACDTRSSVVSTLVNKENLIAEYESYANNSAKTEVADAIRRGEVLP; encoded by the coding sequence ATGACAACCGAGGTTGTGAAGTTATACGGCGCGTGGTTTTGTCCTTTTGTCCAAAGAGCTTGGATTGCGCTCTTGGAGAAAGGAGTAACATTCGAATACATCGAAATCGACCTGTACGACAAAACTGAGGAATTCCTGTCCATGAACCCACGAGGACTCGTTCCCGCGATCACCCACAAAGGCAAGTCGGTGTACGAATCGACAGTCTGCATAGAGTACGTCGATGAAGCGTGGCCAAACGACCCGGCCTTGCTTCCGGCTGACCCCTTTGAGCGTGCGCAGACCCGAATCTGGTCAGATTTCGTTAACAAGAAAATAGTACCCGTGTTTTACTCAGTTCTACAAAATCAAGACATTGGAAAACAGGAAGAAGGTAAAGTGTCTCTTATGAGACATTTGGAAACCATAACAAAAGCGATGTCTACGGAGGGTCCGTATTTTTGTGGAAACCATTTTGGAATGGTGGATATCATGCTGTTCCCGTTTGCTCTTCGGCTCCTCTGGATTCTCGGTCATTTCAGGGAGTTCGTCATCCCGGCAGAGGGCGTGTTTGAGAGGTTTCACAAATGGAAGGAAGCGTGCGACACACGTTCCAGCGTTGTTTCCACCCTGGTGAACAAGGAGAACCTGATTGCTGAATACGAAAGTTATGCCAATAATAGTGCCAAAACTGAGGTTGCAGACGCCATTAGAAGAGGAGAGGTTCTTCCTTAA
- the LOC121381034 gene encoding uncharacterized protein LOC121381034, which translates to MMGQTLQSAYDRVNNSMTDTRNHPYGQVKPTVDVYGFDDSSTCCVTLCENGAKTYSIVSICYQGRKPELKCHSGKLVKCMHVNAILDQDGFVSDISTKFLKELNVLPQWRSRYVPVSVSEKPIPFSCLPEEQKTNRHSWKKSSKDGFIHLVPPVDGLCTCGCSWSDSKMWDTVKIFSENDIFSAKVYFRPCSNELCQGMKEYDGGEDQLLNMGTYLISHSVFFKELHETIPYSRVKK; encoded by the exons ATGATGGGGCAGACATTGCAATCAGCCTATGATAGAG TGAATAATTCCATGACAGACACACGTAATCATCCTTATGGCCAAGTGAAACCAACA GTTGATGTATATGGATTTGATGACAGTTCGACCTGCTGTGTCACATTATGTGAAAATGGTGCCAAGACGTACTCCATTGTCAGCATTTGCTACCAAGGCAGAAAACCAGAACTTAAATGTCACTCTGGTAAATTAGTTAAATGCATGCATGTCAATGCTATTTTAGACCAAGATGGATTTGTGAGTGACATTTCAACTAAATTTTTAAAGGAATTAAATGTTTTGCCTCAATGGAGATCGCGGTATGTTCCAGTAAGCGTTTCTGAAAAACCTATACCTTTTTCATGTTTACCAGAAGAACAGAAAACCAATCGTCACTCTTGGAAAAAATCTTCAAAAGATGGGTTCATACATTTGGTGCCACCAGTTGATGGTCTCTGCACATGTGGTTGTTCTTGGAGCGATTCAAAGATGTGGGACACTGTGAAAATATTCAGTGAAAATGACATATTTTCAGCTAAAG TTTACTTCAGGCCATGTTCCAATGAACTGTGTCAAGGCATGAAAGAGTACGATGGAGGAGAGGATCAACTTCTGAACATGGGAACTTACCTGATCAGTCATTCGGTATTTTTTAAGGAACTACATGAAACAATTCCTTACTCAAGGGTAAAGAAGTGA